A genome region from Pseudomonas sp. S06B 330 includes the following:
- the fadA gene encoding acetyl-CoA C-acyltransferase FadA, with translation MSLNPRDVVIVDFGRTPMGRSKGGMHRNTRAEDMSAHLISKVLERNTKVDPNEVEDVIWGCVNQTLEQGWNIARMASLMTQIPHTAAGQTVSRLCGSSMSALHTAAQAIMTGNGDVFVVGGVEHMGHVSMMHGVDPNPHMSLYAAKASGMMGLTAEMLGKMHGISREQQDLFGLRSHQLAHKATVEGKFKDEIIPMQGYDENGFLKVFDYDETIRPDTTLESLAALKPAFNPKGGTVTAGTSSQITDGASCMIVMSAQRAQDLGIQPLAVIRSMAVAGVDPAIMGYGPVPATQKALKRAGLSIADIDFFELNEAFAAQALPVLKDLKVLDKMDEKVNLHGGAIALGHPFGCSGARISGTLLNVMKQNGGTFGVSTMCVGLGQGITTVFERV, from the coding sequence ATGAGCCTGAATCCAAGAGACGTGGTGATTGTCGACTTCGGTCGCACGCCGATGGGCCGCTCCAAGGGTGGCATGCACCGCAATACCCGCGCCGAAGACATGTCCGCGCACCTGATCAGCAAGGTGCTGGAGCGCAACACCAAGGTAGACCCTAACGAAGTCGAAGACGTGATCTGGGGCTGCGTTAACCAGACCCTGGAGCAGGGCTGGAACATTGCCCGCATGGCCTCGCTGATGACCCAGATCCCGCACACTGCGGCCGGCCAGACCGTCAGCCGTCTGTGTGGCTCGTCGATGAGCGCCCTGCACACCGCAGCCCAGGCGATCATGACCGGCAACGGCGACGTCTTCGTCGTCGGTGGCGTTGAGCACATGGGCCACGTCAGCATGATGCACGGCGTCGATCCGAACCCGCACATGTCGCTGTACGCTGCCAAGGCCTCGGGCATGATGGGCCTGACCGCCGAAATGCTCGGCAAGATGCACGGCATCAGCCGTGAGCAGCAGGACCTGTTCGGCCTGCGTTCGCACCAGCTCGCCCACAAGGCGACGGTCGAAGGCAAGTTCAAGGATGAAATCATCCCGATGCAGGGCTACGACGAGAACGGCTTCCTCAAAGTCTTCGACTACGATGAAACCATTCGCCCGGACACCACTCTGGAAAGCCTCGCGGCCCTCAAGCCTGCGTTCAATCCTAAAGGTGGTACCGTCACCGCGGGCACATCGTCGCAGATCACTGACGGTGCGTCGTGCATGATCGTCATGTCGGCCCAGCGTGCCCAGGACCTGGGGATCCAGCCACTGGCTGTGATTCGTTCGATGGCTGTGGCCGGTGTCGATCCGGCGATCATGGGCTACGGCCCAGTGCCAGCGACCCAGAAAGCGCTCAAGCGCGCAGGTCTGAGCATCGCTGATATCGACTTCTTCGAGCTTAACGAAGCCTTCGCTGCACAGGCCTTGCCAGTGCTCAAAGATCTGAAAGTACTCGACAAGATGGATGAGAAGGTTAACCTGCACGGCGGCGCTATCGCTCTGGGTCATCCTTTCGGTTGCTCTGGTGCGCGGATTTCCGGCACTCTGCTCAACGTCATGAAGCAGAATGGCGGGACCTTCGGCGTCTCGACCATGTGTGTCGGCCTGGGTCAAGGCATCACCACCGTCTTCGAACGCGTCTAA
- a CDS encoding DUF1653 domain-containing protein, with protein MQIQPGVYRHYKGPEYRVFGTAQHSETEEWVVFYQALYGEFGLWVRPLSMFLESVEVDGEQLPRFALVKAEPELFSRPDAEGG; from the coding sequence ATGCAGATACAACCAGGCGTATACCGGCATTACAAGGGGCCTGAGTATCGTGTGTTCGGCACTGCGCAACATTCTGAAACCGAGGAGTGGGTGGTGTTCTATCAAGCCCTGTACGGCGAATTCGGCCTCTGGGTACGGCCACTTTCGATGTTTCTGGAGTCAGTCGAGGTTGACGGCGAGCAACTGCCGCGCTTTGCTTTGGTCAAGGCCGAACCCGAGCTGTTTTCCCGGCCCGATGCCGAGGGCGGCTAA